A portion of the Sulfuriferula sp. AH1 genome contains these proteins:
- a CDS encoding PP2C family serine/threonine-protein phosphatase has product MRFSIYQSSRQGGRRYNQDRIAYSYSRDALLMVIADGMGGHLHGEIAAQITVKTLAETFQRHTRPKLRDPASFLHGAIQRAHDAINEYTRKEKLPDAPHTTCVACVIQDDTVWWAHAGDSRLYLFSDHGLVTRTHDHSTVQQLCDDGLITEEDMKTHPDRNKVYNCLGGYLVPEIEMSRPMPLSEQDTILMCTDGLWGMLTTEQMATTLRTFPLARAIEFLMDHAELRAGRHGDNLSVIAMTWESHDANDSQTVSTVAMPLNTFTTKMDEFTPSPADLAEDEVERAIAEIQNTIKKFSENNR; this is encoded by the coding sequence ATGCGCTTTTCTATCTATCAATCCAGCCGCCAGGGCGGGCGTCGCTACAATCAGGATCGTATCGCCTACTCGTATAGCCGGGATGCGTTATTGATGGTTATCGCAGATGGCATGGGCGGACACCTGCATGGAGAAATCGCTGCACAGATTACCGTGAAGACGCTGGCAGAAACATTCCAGCGTCATACCCGTCCCAAACTCCGTGATCCCGCAAGCTTCCTGCATGGTGCAATTCAGCGTGCGCACGATGCCATCAATGAATATACCCGCAAGGAAAAGCTGCCGGATGCCCCTCACACCACTTGCGTGGCCTGCGTGATACAGGATGATACGGTGTGGTGGGCGCATGCCGGCGATTCGCGTCTCTATCTGTTTAGCGATCATGGCCTGGTCACTCGCACTCACGACCACTCCACTGTGCAACAGCTATGCGATGACGGGCTGATTACCGAAGAAGACATGAAAACGCATCCCGACCGCAACAAAGTCTACAATTGTCTGGGCGGCTATCTGGTACCGGAGATCGAAATGTCACGGCCCATGCCTTTGTCGGAACAGGATACGATACTGATGTGTACCGACGGCCTGTGGGGCATGCTGACCACGGAACAGATGGCAACGACGCTGCGCACTTTTCCGCTGGCGCGCGCCATCGAGTTCCTCATGGATCATGCCGAATTGCGTGCGGGACGCCATGGCGACAACCTTTCCGTCATCGCGATGACCTGGGAATCGCACGATGCCAACGACAGTCAAACTGTATCCACTGTCGCCATGCCCCTCAATACCTTTACCACCAAGATGGATGAATTCACTCCCAGCCCGGCAGACCTGGCCGAAGACGAAGTAGAGCGCGCCATTGCCGAAATTCAAAACACCATCAAGAAATTCTCTGAAAACAATCGTTAA
- the rph gene encoding ribonuclease PH, translating to MRPSQRPASQLRDIEIIRHYTKHAEGSVLIRCGDTQVICTASIEEKVPGFLKGKNQGWLTAEYGMLPRSTGTRMDREAARGKQSGRTQEIQRLIGRSLRAAVDLGTLGERTLHIDCDVIQADGGTRTASITGAFVATHDAINTLLHNGLLAASPIRDFVAAISVGIYQGTPVLDLDYAEDSACDTDMNVVMTGSGGLIEVQGTAEGATFSREEFNAMLDLADQGIRQLIGIQHSALNA from the coding sequence ATGCGCCCCAGCCAACGCCCAGCCAGCCAATTACGTGATATCGAGATTATCCGGCATTACACCAAACACGCAGAAGGCTCGGTCTTGATCCGTTGCGGCGACACGCAAGTCATCTGCACCGCCAGCATAGAAGAAAAAGTACCCGGCTTTCTCAAGGGCAAGAATCAGGGCTGGCTGACCGCCGAATATGGCATGCTTCCCCGCTCCACCGGCACACGCATGGACAGGGAGGCGGCGCGCGGCAAACAATCCGGCCGCACCCAGGAGATTCAGCGTCTGATTGGACGTTCCCTGCGCGCAGCAGTCGACCTTGGCACACTGGGCGAACGCACGCTGCACATCGACTGCGACGTCATCCAGGCTGATGGCGGCACGCGTACCGCTTCCATCACAGGTGCCTTTGTAGCGACTCACGATGCAATCAATACGCTATTGCACAATGGTTTGCTCGCCGCTTCACCGATACGCGACTTTGTTGCGGCGATTTCGGTCGGCATCTATCAAGGCACGCCGGTACTGGATCTGGACTATGCCGAAGATTCGGCTTGCGATACCGACATGAACGTGGTCATGACCGGTAGCGGCGGCCTGATCGAAGTCCAGGGTACCGCGGAAGGCGCCACTTTTAGCCGCGAAGAATTCAACGCCATGCTTGACCTCGCCGATCAGGGCATCCGCCAGCTTATCGGCATTCAACATTCGGCACTGAACGCCTGA
- the rdgB gene encoding RdgB/HAM1 family non-canonical purine NTP pyrophosphatase, which yields MPHTVVIASNNAGKLREINRLLSPLGFNVTPQSQYNIPEAEEPHPTFIENCIAKARHAARLTGLAAIADDSGICVTALGGAPGVHSARYAGDPKSDQRNNAKLVAALAGIAQRDAYYYCVMVYLRDADDPQPLIAEGRWHGEIIDDARGSDGFGYDPHFFIPELGKTAAELNAKEKDALSHRGQALAHLIEQLSQAS from the coding sequence ATGCCGCATACCGTCGTCATTGCCAGCAATAATGCCGGAAAATTGCGCGAGATTAACCGGCTACTATCCCCGCTCGGATTTAATGTGACGCCACAGTCACAATACAACATTCCCGAAGCGGAGGAACCGCATCCGACTTTTATTGAAAACTGCATTGCCAAGGCGCGTCATGCGGCCAGACTTACCGGCCTGGCTGCGATTGCGGACGACTCCGGCATCTGCGTTACGGCACTGGGCGGTGCGCCAGGCGTACACTCGGCCCGTTATGCCGGCGATCCGAAATCAGACCAGCGCAACAATGCCAAGCTGGTGGCCGCCCTGGCCGGCATTGCTCAACGCGATGCCTATTACTACTGTGTCATGGTGTATTTGCGCGATGCCGATGATCCGCAGCCACTGATCGCCGAAGGTCGCTGGCACGGTGAAATTATTGACGATGCGCGCGGTAGCGATGGCTTTGGCTACGACCCGCACTTTTTCATCCCGGAACTTGGCAAGACCGCTGCTGAACTGAACGCCAAAGAAAAGGATGCCTTGAGTCATCGTGGACAGGCGCTGGCCCATCTCATCGAACAACTCAGCCAGGCCAGCTAA
- the hemW gene encoding radical SAM family heme chaperone HemW, whose amino-acid sequence MPLQYNLSALPPLSLYIHIPWCVKKCPYCDFNSHTAREAIPEQRYIEALSRDLESALPLIWGRNIHSIFFGGGTPSLFSSEGIDNILATVRSLIKLDFFAEVTLEANPGTVEAEKFREFKSAGINRLSLGIQSFNPEHLQRLGRIHNDKEAHRAVEIAASTFDNYNLDLMYALPDQSLLQAREDINTALHYAPPHLSCYHLTLEPNTPFHNQPPNLPDDDLSADMQVMIESTLADAGYQHYETSAFAQPLRMARHNLNYWQFGDYLGIGAGAHSKLSFHDRLIRQMRHKHPREYMEHTLSGNPIQTENQVTRHERAFEFMMNALRLTQGFDISLFSERTGLPITAIQDNLNRAEQQGLITRDHLHITPTAMGQRFLNDLLGLFLPAK is encoded by the coding sequence ATGCCATTGCAATATAATCTCTCGGCATTACCCCCGCTATCGTTGTATATCCATATTCCCTGGTGCGTCAAAAAATGTCCCTATTGCGACTTTAACTCGCATACCGCACGCGAAGCCATTCCTGAGCAGCGCTATATCGAAGCACTCAGCCGCGATCTGGAAAGCGCGCTACCCCTGATCTGGGGACGAAACATACACAGCATTTTCTTTGGCGGCGGCACGCCCAGCCTATTCTCTTCCGAAGGAATCGATAACATTCTGGCCACGGTACGCAGTCTGATCAAACTGGACTTCTTCGCCGAAGTCACGCTGGAAGCCAATCCCGGCACAGTCGAAGCAGAAAAATTCCGCGAATTCAAATCAGCCGGTATCAATCGCCTGTCGCTGGGCATACAGAGTTTTAATCCTGAACATTTGCAGAGGCTGGGACGAATTCATAACGACAAGGAAGCCCATCGTGCCGTAGAAATCGCCGCATCGACCTTTGACAATTACAATCTGGATTTGATGTATGCGCTACCCGATCAGTCTTTGCTGCAAGCGCGGGAGGATATAAATACCGCCCTGCACTATGCACCGCCGCATTTGTCCTGCTACCACCTGACACTGGAACCCAATACGCCCTTCCATAACCAGCCACCCAACTTGCCTGACGATGATTTATCTGCCGACATGCAAGTCATGATTGAGAGCACACTGGCAGACGCAGGTTACCAGCACTACGAGACCTCCGCCTTCGCGCAGCCATTGCGCATGGCGCGCCATAACCTCAATTACTGGCAATTCGGGGACTATCTGGGTATAGGCGCAGGCGCTCATAGCAAACTGTCGTTTCATGACCGCCTTATTCGCCAGATGCGGCATAAGCATCCTCGCGAATACATGGAACATACTCTTTCAGGCAACCCGATACAGACCGAAAATCAGGTTACCCGACACGAGCGGGCTTTCGAATTCATGATGAATGCCCTGCGCCTGACCCAAGGCTTTGACATCAGCCTGTTCAGCGAGAGGACTGGCTTGCCCATCACTGCAATACAAGACAATCTGAACCGAGCAGAACAGCAAGGTTTAATCACGCGCGACCATCTGCACATTACACCTACTGCGATGGGACAGCGCTTCCTCAATGACTTGCTTGGATTATTCCTGCCCGCCAAATGA
- a CDS encoding ThiF family adenylyltransferase, which produces MTTPPQFERTEILIGTAGIELLASKHVFVAGLGGVGSYCAEALARAGIGKLTLVDHDRVAPSNINRQLPALLSTIGASKIDLMRERILNINPNCRLATHQIFLTTENMTEYVPQDADYVIDCIDSLNCKVALVATSVQRGLNVASSMGAGNRLDPSRIKLADISNTEMCPLARIMRKRLHKLDIRKGILTVYSDEPPSRPLPPVAVDGPGRARAVNGTISYMPPLFGLMLAGEVIRRLLQPFAVR; this is translated from the coding sequence ATGACGACGCCACCACAATTCGAACGTACTGAAATCCTGATCGGAACCGCAGGCATCGAACTTCTCGCAAGCAAGCATGTATTTGTTGCCGGACTGGGCGGCGTAGGCTCATATTGTGCAGAGGCACTGGCCCGCGCCGGTATCGGCAAACTCACGCTGGTCGATCATGATCGCGTCGCGCCCAGCAACATCAATCGCCAGCTTCCTGCGTTATTGTCCACGATTGGCGCATCCAAAATTGACTTGATGCGGGAACGCATCCTCAATATCAACCCGAATTGCCGACTCGCTACTCATCAGATTTTTTTAACCACAGAAAATATGACCGAGTATGTGCCACAAGACGCTGATTACGTGATTGACTGTATCGATTCACTCAACTGCAAAGTCGCACTGGTTGCCACCAGCGTGCAACGGGGATTGAATGTGGCTTCCAGCATGGGTGCCGGCAACCGGCTGGATCCGTCCAGAATCAAACTGGCCGACATCAGCAACACCGAAATGTGCCCATTAGCCCGCATCATGCGTAAACGTTTGCACAAACTGGATATCCGCAAAGGCATACTGACGGTCTATTCCGACGAGCCCCCCTCACGGCCGCTGCCGCCGGTTGCGGTAGACGGGCCCGGCCGGGCGCGCGCCGTCAACGGCACGATCAGCTACATGCCACCGCTGTTCGGCCTGATGCTGGCAGGCGAAGTAATCCGCAGACTGTTGCAGCCGTTCGCCGTACGTTAA
- the tyrS gene encoding tyrosine--tRNA ligase, whose amino-acid sequence MTDFAVDEALQIIKRGCDELIVEKELVDKLKTGKTLRVKAGFDPTAPDLHLGHTVLLNKMRQLQDLGHHALFLIGDFTGMIGDPTGKNATRPPLTREQVVENAKSYTEQVFKILDPERTEVVFNSTWMDQLGSAGVVKLAATHTVARMLERDDFNKRYKNNQPIAIHEFLYPLVQGYDSVALNADLELGGTDQKFNLLMGRELQKHYGQSPQCILTMPLLEGTDGINKMSKSLGNYIGITESSNEIFGKIMSVSDELMWRYIELLSSASLSVIAEWKAQAAAGVNPRDIKVRFAQEIITRFHNAVAAEQALNDFESRFRQGGIPDEIATVMLDGLNGGLPIAQVLKQAGLTPSTSDAMRMIEQGGVKLDGDKVSDKALVLRAGCDVVLQVGKRKYARIMII is encoded by the coding sequence ATGACGGATTTTGCGGTAGATGAGGCCTTGCAAATTATCAAACGCGGCTGCGATGAATTGATTGTCGAAAAAGAGCTGGTTGATAAATTGAAAACCGGTAAAACATTGCGGGTAAAGGCCGGTTTCGATCCAACCGCGCCGGATTTGCATCTCGGTCATACCGTGTTGTTGAACAAGATGCGTCAGCTGCAGGATCTGGGGCATCATGCCTTGTTCCTGATTGGCGATTTTACCGGCATGATCGGCGACCCCACGGGCAAAAATGCGACCCGTCCGCCATTGACGCGCGAACAGGTCGTGGAAAACGCGAAATCCTATACTGAGCAGGTTTTCAAGATTTTGGATCCGGAGCGAACGGAGGTTGTGTTTAACTCAACCTGGATGGATCAGTTGGGTTCTGCCGGTGTGGTGAAGCTGGCGGCGACGCATACTGTGGCGCGCATGCTCGAGCGTGACGACTTTAATAAGCGCTACAAGAACAATCAGCCGATTGCTATCCATGAATTCTTGTATCCCTTGGTGCAGGGATATGACTCCGTCGCATTAAATGCGGATTTGGAGCTGGGCGGTACCGATCAGAAATTCAATTTGCTGATGGGGCGAGAGCTGCAGAAGCACTATGGGCAGTCTCCGCAATGCATACTGACCATGCCATTGCTGGAAGGTACGGATGGCATTAACAAAATGTCCAAATCGCTAGGCAATTACATAGGCATTACGGAATCGTCCAATGAGATTTTCGGCAAAATAATGTCTGTGTCTGATGAATTGATGTGGCGCTATATTGAATTGCTGTCTTCCGCATCGCTGTCCGTCATCGCTGAATGGAAGGCGCAAGCGGCTGCGGGTGTCAATCCGCGCGATATCAAGGTGCGGTTTGCCCAGGAAATAATAACGCGGTTTCACAACGCTGTGGCGGCGGAGCAGGCATTGAACGATTTTGAGTCGAGATTCCGTCAGGGGGGGATACCGGATGAAATAGCAACTGTTATGCTGGATGGGCTGAATGGAGGTTTGCCGATAGCTCAGGTGCTCAAGCAGGCGGGATTGACGCCCAGTACCTCCGATGCGATGCGCATGATAGAGCAGGGCGGTGTCAAGCTGGATGGCGATAAGGTAAGTGACAAGGCGCTGGTGCTGCGGGCTGGGTGCGATGTTGTATTGCAGGTTGGCAAGCGTAAATATGCTCGCATCATGATTATTTAG
- a CDS encoding peptidoglycan DD-metalloendopeptidase family protein, producing the protein MIKSKQKTGILTHSERLHARKIRLRWLIALSSLPLFGMVTAFGIAPQTDTTQIPIKTIVEDLPIPTSLAQSRPQETATNYWRDERIERGDTAASILQRLGVNDDQIALFLKSPDATRNLIQIRPGRRIQAQVTDTGNLIWLRHISSDGTMLQIDAAAGTFKATQQTAQLETQTVMKSGEIRNSLFGATDAAGIPDSIATQIAEIFSTDIDFHQDLRQDDRFNVVYEVLYHNGEPVMTGRVIAAEFINAGHTYRAIFSKVANSNGEYYTPDGKPLKKAFLRSPLAFSRISSGFEMRYHPILKQWRQHKGIDYAAATGTKVMAIADATVEFVGQQTGYGNFIVLKHNGNYSTAYGHLSAFAKGLHKGEKVSQGEVIGYVGMTGWATGPHLHYEFRVAGVATNPLTAKIPTAFPIAAQLLPKFEQSAQPLIAQLNLLDGTNLVAME; encoded by the coding sequence ATGATCAAAAGCAAACAGAAAACCGGCATTTTAACGCATAGCGAACGCTTGCATGCGCGAAAAATTCGCTTGCGATGGTTAATCGCGCTATCCAGCCTGCCTTTGTTCGGCATGGTAACTGCTTTTGGTATTGCCCCGCAAACCGACACCACACAAATCCCGATTAAAACCATAGTCGAAGACCTCCCCATCCCCACATCCTTAGCCCAATCCCGGCCGCAGGAGACGGCGACCAACTACTGGCGCGATGAACGCATCGAACGCGGCGATACAGCCGCCAGTATTTTGCAGCGGCTCGGGGTCAATGACGATCAAATCGCATTGTTTTTAAAATCGCCTGATGCAACACGCAATCTGATTCAAATCAGACCCGGCAGGCGCATTCAGGCTCAGGTGACCGATACCGGCAATTTGATCTGGCTACGACACATCAGCAGCGACGGCACGATGCTGCAAATTGATGCTGCAGCCGGCACATTCAAAGCCACCCAGCAAACGGCTCAGCTCGAAACCCAAACAGTCATGAAGTCAGGCGAGATTCGCAATTCGCTGTTCGGCGCTACCGATGCCGCAGGCATTCCCGACAGCATCGCGACACAAATAGCCGAAATCTTTTCTACCGATATCGATTTCCATCAGGATTTACGTCAAGACGATCGTTTTAATGTCGTTTATGAGGTTTTGTACCACAACGGCGAACCCGTAATGACAGGACGGGTCATCGCTGCAGAATTCATTAATGCTGGCCACACGTATCGCGCAATATTTTCCAAAGTCGCCAACAGCAATGGCGAATATTACACACCCGATGGCAAGCCGCTGAAAAAAGCCTTCCTGCGGTCACCACTTGCATTCTCGCGCATCAGCTCCGGCTTTGAAATGCGCTACCACCCGATTTTGAAGCAATGGCGCCAACATAAAGGCATCGACTACGCCGCTGCCACCGGCACCAAAGTAATGGCCATTGCAGATGCGACAGTTGAATTCGTCGGTCAGCAAACCGGCTACGGCAACTTCATCGTGCTCAAGCATAACGGTAATTACAGCACTGCGTATGGGCACCTGTCGGCTTTCGCCAAAGGACTGCACAAAGGCGAGAAAGTTAGCCAGGGCGAAGTCATCGGATATGTTGGCATGACTGGCTGGGCCACGGGACCCCATCTGCACTATGAATTCCGTGTCGCAGGCGTCGCCACCAATCCGCTGACTGCAAAAATTCCAACCGCATTCCCGATTGCGGCGCAGCTGCTGCCCAAGTTTGAACAATCCGCGCAACCTTTGATCGCACAACTCAATTTGCTGGACGGCACCAATCTGGTAGCAATGGAATAA
- a CDS encoding anhydro-N-acetylmuramic acid kinase, translated as MSTIIHIVGLMSGTSLDGIDAAMVAFDAEHPTGILIDQQYHEYPAALRLQILDLHDTGNNELHRAALIANELADRYAETVNTLMARTNIHPIAIACHGQTIRHRPEAGYTIQLVNAARLAEHTRTTVIADFRNRDIAAGGQGAPLVPAFHAAAFRHMQQHRVIVNIGGIANLTDLPISGDILGFDCGPGNTLLDAWCLLHTGQAFDRDGAWSAQGKVIPALLAKYLNHPYFMLPAPKSAGREQFNLAWVMSQLQGNELPQDVQATLLQLTALSIANAITRYCTEASEIFICGGGAHNGALLNALCSHLPRQRIALTDALGIHADWLEAHAFAWLGWQTLQGLPGNLIEATGATHPCILGAIYPA; from the coding sequence TTGTCCACCATAATTCACATTGTCGGACTCATGTCCGGCACCAGCCTGGACGGCATCGACGCAGCGATGGTTGCGTTTGATGCCGAACACCCAACCGGCATATTGATCGATCAGCAATACCACGAATACCCTGCGGCACTGCGCCTGCAAATACTTGATCTGCATGACACCGGCAACAATGAGCTGCACCGTGCGGCACTAATCGCCAATGAACTAGCGGATCGTTATGCAGAAACCGTCAATACGCTAATGGCACGAACCAATATTCACCCAATCGCCATTGCCTGTCATGGTCAGACTATCCGTCATCGCCCGGAGGCAGGCTATACCATACAGCTGGTCAATGCCGCGCGATTGGCGGAACATACTCGCACGACGGTGATCGCCGATTTTCGCAATCGCGATATTGCAGCAGGGGGGCAGGGAGCACCACTGGTGCCAGCCTTTCACGCCGCCGCATTCCGGCATATGCAGCAACACCGCGTAATCGTCAATATCGGTGGCATTGCCAACCTTACCGACCTGCCAATTTCCGGTGACATTCTGGGCTTTGACTGCGGCCCTGGCAATACATTGCTGGACGCCTGGTGTCTGTTACATACCGGGCAGGCATTCGATCGCGACGGCGCTTGGAGCGCACAAGGCAAGGTCATCCCTGCGTTATTGGCAAAATATCTGAACCACCCCTACTTCATGCTACCCGCCCCCAAAAGCGCCGGGCGAGAACAATTCAACCTTGCCTGGGTAATGAGCCAACTGCAAGGCAACGAGCTGCCCCAAGATGTGCAGGCGACATTATTGCAGCTCACCGCATTGAGCATCGCAAACGCCATCACACGTTATTGCACCGAAGCTTCCGAAATATTCATTTGCGGCGGCGGCGCGCACAACGGCGCGCTGCTCAATGCATTATGCAGCCATTTACCGCGGCAGCGCATCGCGCTCACCGACGCCCTGGGCATCCATGCCGACTGGCTGGAGGCACACGCCTTTGCGTGGCTGGGATGGCAAACACTGCAGGGCTTGCCGGGGAATTTAATTGAGGCGACCGGCGCAACCCATCCATGCATACTAGGCGCAATCTACCCCGCATAA
- the erpA gene encoding iron-sulfur cluster insertion protein ErpA — MNAMTEMPSVLVFTDNAANKVAQLIEEEGNPDLKLRVFVSGGGCSGFQYGFTFDEVVNEDDTSMVKNGVTLLIDPMSYQYLVGAEIDYQEGLEGAQFVIKNPNATSTCGCGSSFSA, encoded by the coding sequence ATGAATGCAATGACTGAAATGCCGTCGGTACTGGTTTTTACCGACAATGCCGCAAATAAGGTAGCGCAACTGATTGAAGAAGAAGGCAATCCTGATTTGAAACTGCGCGTATTTGTTAGCGGCGGCGGATGTTCAGGTTTCCAGTATGGTTTCACTTTCGACGAAGTTGTGAACGAAGATGACACCAGCATGGTTAAGAATGGCGTCACCTTGTTGATCGATCCTATGAGCTATCAGTATCTGGTAGGTGCTGAGATCGATTATCAGGAGGGCTTGGAAGGTGCGCAATTCGTGATCAAGAACCCGAATGCCACTTCAACCTGTGGTTGTGGTTCGTCCTTCTCGGCTTGA
- the argC gene encoding N-acetyl-gamma-glutamyl-phosphate reductase, whose translation MIKVGIVGGTGYTGVELLRLLARHPQVTLAAITSRKEAGMPVADMFPNLRGHVELAFSDPKHAGLEDCDVVFFATPNGIAMQQARELLAAGVRVIDLAADFRIQDIAVWQKWYGMEHACPELVAEAVYGLPEVNREKIRTARLVANPGCYPTAVQLGFLPLLEAGLVDPKYLIADAKSGVSGAGRKAEVHTLFPEASDNFKAYGASGHRHLPEISQGLARFAGEEVGLTFVPHLTPLIRGIHATLYARIVKDIDLQSVFESRYADEAFVDVLPAGSHPETRSVRGANTCRIAWHRPQGGDMVVILSVIDNLVKGASGQAVQNMNIMFGLPEAMGLELIGLLP comes from the coding sequence ATGATTAAAGTCGGAATTGTAGGTGGCACAGGCTATACCGGGGTGGAGTTATTGCGTCTGCTGGCGCGTCATCCGCAAGTGACCCTGGCTGCGATTACTTCACGCAAAGAGGCTGGCATGCCGGTTGCAGACATGTTTCCCAATCTGCGCGGGCATGTGGAGCTGGCCTTTAGCGATCCGAAACATGCCGGCCTGGAAGACTGCGATGTGGTGTTTTTTGCCACGCCTAACGGTATCGCGATGCAACAGGCCCGCGAGCTATTGGCCGCAGGCGTGCGCGTTATCGATTTGGCGGCGGATTTTCGTATTCAGGATATTGCTGTGTGGCAAAAATGGTATGGCATGGAACATGCCTGCCCCGAATTGGTTGCAGAAGCGGTATACGGTTTGCCGGAAGTGAATCGCGAAAAAATCAGAACGGCACGTCTTGTAGCCAATCCCGGATGCTATCCCACGGCAGTGCAATTAGGCTTCTTGCCGTTATTGGAAGCCGGGCTGGTAGACCCCAAGTATTTGATTGCCGATGCCAAATCAGGCGTAAGCGGTGCGGGGCGTAAGGCTGAAGTGCATACGTTATTTCCCGAGGCGTCCGACAATTTCAAGGCGTACGGCGCATCGGGCCACCGCCATTTGCCTGAAATTAGCCAGGGTCTGGCGCGTTTTGCCGGGGAGGAAGTCGGTTTGACATTTGTGCCGCATTTGACGCCATTAATTCGAGGCATTCATGCAACTTTATATGCGCGCATTGTCAAAGATATTGATTTGCAATCGGTATTTGAATCGCGATATGCGGATGAGGCGTTTGTGGATGTGCTGCCAGCCGGTTCGCATCCCGAAACCCGTTCGGTGCGCGGCGCCAATACATGCCGGATTGCATGGCATCGTCCGCAAGGCGGTGATATGGTGGTGATTCTGTCGGTGATTGATAATTTGGTGAAGGGTGCATCGGGTCAGGCTGTGCAAAATATGAATATCATGTTTGGTTTGCCCGAGGCGATGGGGTTGGAACTAATTGGATTGTTACCTTGA
- the rpsI gene encoding 30S ribosomal protein S9, translating to MIGNYYYGTGRRKNAVARVFIKAGSGNIVVNEKPVDEYFSRETGRMVVRQPLELTSNLSAFDIMVNVHGGGESGQAGAIRHGITRALIEYDLELKSPLKKAGLVTRDARVVERKKVGLRKARRAKQFSKR from the coding sequence ATGATCGGAAATTATTACTACGGCACTGGCCGTCGCAAAAACGCTGTTGCTCGTGTTTTCATTAAAGCGGGTAGCGGTAATATTGTTGTGAATGAAAAGCCTGTCGACGAGTACTTTTCTCGTGAAACCGGTCGTATGGTGGTGCGTCAGCCATTGGAATTAACCAGCAATTTATCCGCATTTGACATCATGGTGAATGTGCATGGTGGTGGTGAGTCCGGTCAGGCGGGTGCGATCCGCCACGGCATTACCCGTGCGCTGATTGAGTATGATCTGGAATTGAAATCACCGCTCAAGAAAGCCGGTCTGGTAACACGTGATGCGCGTGTGGTTGAACGCAAGAAAGTCGGTCTGCGTAAAGCTCGCCGCGCCAAACAGTTCTCCAAGCGTTAA
- the rplM gene encoding 50S ribosomal protein L13: MSTFSAKAHEVTREWFVVDATDKVLGHVAAEVARILRGKHKPEFTPHVDTGDFIVVVNVEKLKVTGNKAEDKKYYRHTGYPGGIYETSFAKMQARFPGRVLEKAVKGMLPKGPLGYAMIKKLKCYAGATHPHAAQQPKALEIRG; this comes from the coding sequence ATGAGCACCTTCTCCGCCAAAGCGCATGAAGTTACACGCGAGTGGTTTGTCGTTGATGCGACAGACAAAGTGCTTGGTCACGTAGCAGCTGAGGTTGCACGCATTTTACGCGGCAAACACAAGCCAGAATTTACGCCTCACGTTGATACCGGCGATTTTATCGTTGTGGTAAACGTTGAGAAACTCAAAGTTACCGGAAATAAGGCGGAAGATAAAAAATACTACCGCCATACCGGTTACCCTGGCGGTATCTATGAAACCAGCTTTGCCAAAATGCAGGCGCGTTTCCCGGGCCGCGTATTAGAGAAAGCAGTTAAAGGCATGTTGCCTAAAGGCCCATTGGGCTATGCAATGATTAAAAAGTTGAAGTGCTACGCAGGTGCTACTCACCCGCACGCGGCACAACAGCCTAAAGCCCTGGAAATCAGAGGATAA